Genomic window (Escherichia fergusonii ATCC 35469):
CTGTTCTGGCACTTCCTGGATGTGGTTTGGATCTGTGTGTTCACTGTTGTTTATCTGATGGGGGCGATGTAATGAGTCATTCTACCGATCACAGCGGCGCGTCCCATGGCAGCGTAAAAACCTACATGACAGGGTTTATCCTGTCGATCATTCTGACGGTGATTCCGTTCTGGATGGTGATGACAGGGGCTGCCTCTCCGGCCGTAATTCTGGGAACAATCCTGGCAATGGCAGTGGTACAGGTTCTGGTGCATCTGGTGTGCTTCCTGCACATGAATACCAAATCAGATGAAGGCTGGAACATGACGGCGTTTGTCTTCACCGTGCTAATCATCGCTATCCTGGTTGTCGGCTCCATCTGGATTATGTGGAACCTCAACTACAACATGATGATGCACTAAGAGCGGCGGTTATGATGTTTAAGCAATACCTGCAAGTAACGAAACCAGGCATCATCTTTGGCAACCTGATCTCGGTGATTGGGGGATTCTTGCTGGCCTCAAAGGGCAGCATTGATTATCCCCTGTTTATCTACACGCTGGTTGGGGTGTCACTGGTTGTGGCGTCGGGTTGTGTGTTTAACAACTACATCGACAGGGATATCGACAGAAAGATGGAAAGGACGAAGAATCGGGTGCTGGTTAAGGGCCTGATCTCTCCTGCTGTCTCGCTGGTGTACGCCACCTTGCTGGGTATTGCTGGCTTTATGCTGCTGTGGTTTGGCGCGAATCCGCTGGCCTGCTGGCTGGGGGTGATGGGCTTTGTGGTTTATGTCGGCGTTTACAGCCTGTACATGAAACGCCACTCGGTCTACGGCACGTTGATTGGTTCGCTCTCCGGCGCAGCGCCGCCGGTGATTGGCTACTGTGCAGTGACAGGCGAGTTCGATAGCGGCGCAGCAATCCTGTTGGCTATCTTCAGCCTGTGGCAGATGCCTCATTCTTATGCCATCGCCATTTTCCGCTTTAAGGATTATCAGGCGGCAAACATTCCGGTACTGCCGGTGGTGAAAGGCATTTCGGTAGCGAAAAACCACATCACGCTGTATATCATCGCCTTTGCTGTTGCCACGCTGATGCTCTCTCTTGGCGGTTACGCTGGATATAAATATCTGGTGGTCGCCGCGGCGGTTAGCGTCTGGTGGTTAGGCATGGCCCTGCGCGGTTATAAAGTTGCTGATGATCGAATCTGGGCACGCAAGCTGTTCGGCTTCTCTATCATCGCCATCACTGCCCTCTCGGTAATGATGTCCGTTGATTTTATGGTGCCGGACTCGCATACGCTGCTGGCTGCTGTGTGGTAAATATTATCGTCATCAAAAAACCCGCTTACTCTGGCGGGTTTTTTATTGCCCCTGCGATTAAACGAACCGATTATGTTATCGGTAAAGTTAATATTCAGTCGGTTTAAACTAAAAGGTGCAAAACCGACCGTTTGGATATACTCGTCATACTTCAAGTTGCATGTGCTGCGACTGCGTTCGTTCCCCCCAGTCACTTACTTTAGTAAGCTCCTGGGGATTCACTCGCTTATCGCCTTCCTGAAACTTGAATTATTTAGAGTATAGTTTCCTTACCAGACGGATGCTTAATTTTGTAAGTAACACGAAGATTACCTCTACAGAAATAACCTTCATCTCAATTAGCACCCCACATTTTTGGTTACCATAAATACTCCTTATTTATCTTGAGGCTGAATATATCCTTCTTTTAACAAATCGTGTTGTTTACCATTCAGCATCGCTGTCGCGGATTTAACCTTAAAAGTGAGATCATAAAAAGCGCATAAATTTTGTTCATAGACAGGTATATCAATATGAGTTTGCATATTATTTATTGGATTGTTATTCATATCTATGCCTAATGTATTTAAGCTAAAAGGAGGTACTGGAACCACATATTCTTTTGTTATACCTTCATTATTTTCCAGTTCTAACGTAAGACGTAATGATGACATATTTGTAATTTTATTGGCGTTAATTTTAAAACTTTGATCACATATTTTTGGACGTTCATCACTACCAGCGTCAAAAGAACCATAATGATCAATCGTTAATTCAGGTAAGGTATCAACTGAGCTTTCTCTACTCCGTTGGTCTGACTGGCAATGATCAATATATTCATTTTTTGATATTTTTTGGTCATTTAGCCCGGCACCTTTTTCGTAAAAACCCCTGGCCTTATTACAATCCACTGGACTCCCAAGCCCGTTGTAATACATCCAGCTTAACCACAATGCACCTTTTGCCGCACCTTCATGTTCCGCTTGCTCAAAAAGAGAAAGGGCTTTCGTATAATCAACCTTGCCATCAAGGCCCGAATAGTAAATCTTGCCTAATGCAAGCAGAGCGTCTTTATTATTTTGGTTTGCAGCAAGTTGATACCATTTTTTTGCCTCCTTCCTGTCAACTTTAAGACCGGCGCTGCCAGTTTCCCAGGTGCTGCCTAACGCAAACTGTGCTGGCGCGTAACCGTGTTCGGCAGTCCAGCGAAACCATTGCAACGCTTCCTGTTTTGTTTCTAATGAATGCCTGTCATCAAGAATTGAATATCCTTCGAGATAAAACCTGGCAACCATATACGTTATTTGAGGGTCACAATCCTGTGCCCATTGCATCGCCAGTTTAAAAATTTCGCTTTTACCAAAACCTATTCGCTGCCAGAATATCAAATCACTATCTGTCGCCTGATTCAAAGATCTACTAACAAAACGGAGAAACTCATGGCGATGAGTTTTATCTGCTTCGGCTTTATTTTTCAGTGACCAGACCTTTTCAATAGTATCTTTTATTAAATGCTCAGAAACGGAAAGATCTGATACTTTCATTTTTTTCGCATATTGCTCAGCTAATTCACTGCTCTGTTTTACCCTTTTTCCGTATTGGTAAAAGTAACTGGCATTATAACATCCATACTCACCGCCTAAGTTACAGGCTTGAGAATAATAGCTGAGTGCCTTTTCTAAATCCGCCTCAACGGTAACTTCGTATTCATTAGCAACGCCATGCTCATATATAAAGCCTAAAGTAACCAGAGCCTGAGGATCGTTTGTCTTAGCCAGCAATTGCAACTGGGTTAATGACGTGTTATTATCTTGCATTATTTCTTTATATATTTTCTCTATTTTATATTCATGCGGCGACACTTCATTTGCATAAAGATAACCACTATAAATAAAAGGAACGATTAACACCAATCTTTTAAACTTCACAAACATTTAACTCAGTCCTTTGATAAAAAATTATTTTCACACAATAATATAATTATTTAGCCTTTTAACCAAACAACATCGCCTGGGCACTGTAGAGAAGATCCAAATGATCACGACACAACTTTTCGATTGAAGTTCTGGACTGATGACTGGTCAGGCTTAGCGCTCCCCAGTATTGTCCTTCTCTGTCGATTAGCGGTACAGCAATCACCAACATGCCAATCTCAAATTCCTGCTCAACGGTGGCGTAGCCCAACTCTCGAACTTCAGCAATTTTTGCCTTTAGCAGCTGAATATCCGTCACTGTATATGGCGTTCTTTGCTCACATCGAATGCGCCGTAGCACCATTTCACATTCGGCTTCATCAAGGGAAGCCAGCCATAACCGGCCTCCGGCTGTACAATGGATGGGCACACGCTCACCCAGACGTACTGAGGTTGAATTAAACGGCGTATGTTTGCTACGGGCGATATAAACCAACTCGTCGTCATCAATAACCCCCACTGACGCATGTTCTTCGCTACGACTGGCGACGTACTCAACTATCGGCCTCACCATCTTTGGAAATTGAGCGGAGTCCACATACGCCTGACCGAGCCGCAGTGTTCGGGCTGTAAGCCAGTAATACCGCCCATCGGTATTCAGATAACGTTCATGGACCAGCGTCAGGAAAAAGCGCCTTGTCGCACTTTGCGTTAATCCGCTCAGTTTTGCCGCCTGAGGAACAGTTAATCGAGGAAATTCCTTAGAGAAAAGTTGAATCAGCGCCAGCCCCTTTTGCAGACCAACGATCAAATCCCGCTGATGTATCTGGTTTTGCATAGCAGTTCACATTTTCGCAACAAAAAAGTAATTGTAGCGCGATTATCGCAATGGTGGTGCGATTAACAGGCAAGCTGTCCGAATTCTGCATTGCTGCTCTCAGATTCCGTTGAAATACTTAAGCAACATTAAGTTAACAAGAGAGCAAATTATGATTACTGGATTCACTCAGGTTGTGGCTGTTATCGGGCACCCTATCAACCAGGTTAAATCGCCAGAAAACTTTAACCGTTACTTTGCTCAACAGCAGATGGACAGCGTTATGATCCCGATTGATATCGAACCAGATGCGGTGGCGGGTTATCTGAATGCGCTACGCGGTTGGAAAAATATGAGCGGCGTACTGGTTACTGTTCCACACAAACAACGGGTTGCCGCGTTACTTGATGAATTATCCCCACGTGCCATGCATCTGAATGCCGTCAATGTAGTGAGAAAATTGCCTGATGGTCGTTTGAAGGGCGACATGCTGGATGGTGTGGGATTTTTGCTGGCTGCAAAAGAACATAATTTTCAGTCATCAGGTAAGAAAGCCTTGCTTTCTGGCTGTGGCGGTGTCGGAAGTGCCATTGCATGGGGGCTTTGTGAAGCAGGTGCGACTCATCTTGCCATTTATGATCAAAATCCGGCAATGCAACAGAGTCTCTTTAATCGTCTTGCCACACATTTCCCGCATGTTCATCTCTCTTCATTACCAGAAACTTTACAGGATATTGATATCCTTATTAATGGTTCTCCTGCCGGAATGGTGGGCTTTGATCCTTTACCCATCCCGCCAGCGTTACTGGAAACATTAACTTCGGCTACGCATGTTGCTGACGTAGTCACTGCCCCTGTGATGACACCACTGCTAACTTTTGCTCAGCAGCGTGGTTGTGTTATCCAGACCGGGCCAGAAATGGCACTGGCACAAATGAAACTGATGGGCGAATTTATCGGAGCGATGCCTCAACAGGAAGAGGCCGCAGCATGAAAAGCTGGGATGTCGTTGTCATTGGTAGCGGCGCAGCAGGCTTTGCCGCTGCCGTTTCCGCCTGCTGTAAAGGGCTTTCAGTACTGATGCTGGAAAAAGCAGAGCAGTTTGGTGGAACGTCAGCAATTTCAGGCGGCGCGGTATGGCTTCACGATACCGACCAGGCGAGAGAGCTGGGGAAAAATGATTCTGCCGAGGCAATAAAAACCTATCTGCAAGCCATTGTTGGTCCTGAAAACTACCGGGCAGAAATGATAGACGCTTTTGTGGCTCAGGGCCGTGAAGCACTGGCATTTCTTGAAAGCGAAGGAGCTGTTAAATACAGTTTGCGTCCTTTATCCCCCGATTACTATCCCGATGAAGCTGGCGCGGTAGATGTTGGCCGGGCGCTGGAAGTCATCGAATTTGACGGGCGCGCCCTGGGTACTCGCTTTGCTGACTTACGTTCGCCGCCACCGGGAATGTTGCTGTTCGGTGGAATGATGGTTAACCGTGTCGATATCCAGCATTTTCTCGATATGCGCCGCTCGCTTCACTCCTTGCTGCACTGTAGCAAATTATTACTTCGCTATGGTCGCGACCGCCTGCGTTATCACCGGGGAACACGCCTTGCAATGGGTAATGCACTTATTGCTCGTATGGCTCATGTGGCTTTTCGTAAGGGACTAACACTGGAGCTTAACGTCAATGTTTTATCTTTAATCGCGGAAAACGGCACCGTTACCGGCGTGCAAATTGAACAACATGGCCAGCAACACATTGTTCATGCCCGCTATGGTGTAGTGCTCGCCGCTGGAGGGTTTGCTGCTGGTGAACTGGCTGCTCAGTTTCGTCCTCAAACACGTGAACATTTCACTATGTCTCCGGGTACAAATGACGGAGCTGCGTTACGTTTAGGCGCTGCTATTAATGCCCGGCAAGGTGCGGATCTCCCTTCTAATTTCTTCTGGGCGCCAGTTTCTGTACTTCGTCATCCTGATGGTCGTGAGGAACGATTCCCCCATCTTGTGACTGATCGCGCCAAGCCGGGTGTCATCGCGGTTAACCAGCAAGCAGAGCGCTTTGTTAATGAATCTAACTCTTACCATCACTTTGCCAGTGCCATGCAAAGCCAGGCGGAAAATGCCCCTTGTTATTTGCTCTGCGATGCCCTGGCGATGAAACGCTATGGCCTGGGGTTGGCACGTCCGTCGCCTGTCAATAATGACGCACTGGTACGGGCAGGATATTTGTACAAAGCACAGAGTCTGAACGAATTGGCGCAGCTTCTGGGGCTTGATGCTGCAAAACTGGAAGCCACCGTAGCGCGATACAACCATGACGCCAGCAATGGTAGAGATGAGCAATTTCGGAAAGGCGCTAACAGTTACAACCAGGCAATGGGTGATCCTGCCCACCAGCCAAATGCCTGTAATGCGCCTCTGCTTGAGGCTCCGTTTTACGCTATCACCCTTTATACCGGCGATTTGGGTACATCCAGAGGACTGGTCACCACACCTGATGCTCAGGTGCTCAACCAAAGTGGTTGCCCGATAAAGGGCCTCTACGCGGTGGGAAACGATATGGATTCCATTATGGCGGGAACGTACCCCGGCCCAGGTATCACACTCGGTCCTGCACTGACCTTTGGTTATCTCGCCGCCAGCCACATGGCACAACAACAGACACCATAAACAGGAGATTGTCATGATTTATGAAAAACGTACCTACACCATTAACCCACTGAAAATGGCCGACTGGCTGGCCCTCTATAAAAGCGATGCTCTGGCAGTACAAACAGAACATCTCGGCAAACTCATTGGCTTTTTCTTTACTGAAATCGGTGTTGTTAACCAGGTTGTTCATATCTGGGCGTATGAGAGCCTGGATGATCGTCTGGTCCGTCGTACACGAATGGCTCAGGACGAACGCTGGCTCACCTTTTCGCGCAAGAATCGCGAACTGGCCGCTGTTGAACGTCTTGAGTCGGTGTTGATGCGTCCGACAGATTTCTCCCCACTGCAATAAGGAGCAGGCCATGAGCGGGCAAATCAAGGTTGATGTTCTGGTGGTCGGTTCAGGTGCGGCTGGTTTATCAGCGGCAGTAACTGCCGCCCATTTTGGCGCCAAAGTCCTGGTGGCGGAAAAAGAGTCTGTTATCGGTGGCACCAGTGCCTGGTCGGGTGGTTGGTTGTGGATCCCGCGTAATCCACTCGCCCGGGAAGAAGGTTTTCAGGAAGATGCCAGTGCACCGCTCAATTATCTCAGCCACGAAATGGCAGGTCAGGCAGCTGATGCCAGGCTGAAAGCATTTTTACACTATGGCCCGGAAATGATTGAGTTTTTTCGTCAGAACACTGCTGTCCAGTTTTTGTCCGGTAGCAGAATGCCTGATTTTCATAACTCGCCAGGATTTGCTCATGGAGGGCGCTCAGTTACGGCACAACCTTTCGATGGAAAACAGTTAGGAGAATGGCTATACCGGTTGCGTCCACCACTGGAAGTTATTAGCCTGGCAGGCATGGGGATTGCTGGCGGAAGCGATATGGCGCATTTTTTTAATGCTACTCGTTCGCCGCGCTCTGCCTTTTATGCTACACGTCGCCTGTTGCGTCATGGATGGCAGCGTTTGCGTTATGGTCGTGGACAGCATCTGGTGAATGGCAATGCTCTGGTGGCACGCTTGCTGCGTTCGGCACTGGATCTGGGCGTAAAGTTTCAGCTGAATGCCCCGGTTGGACAACTCATTCACTCACTGAAAGGCATTGAAGGTGCAACGCTGCGAACAGACAGCGGCAATCTGACTGTTAAAGCTAACGCGGTGATTCTTGCCTGCGGTGGTTTTCCCCATGATCGCCAGCGTCTGGCAAAACATGTACCACACGCCACTGAAGGGTACGGGCATTTTTCCGCCGCTCCGCCAGGTAATCAGGGTGATGGTATCCGGCTGGGAGAATCCGTTGGTG
Coding sequences:
- a CDS encoding FAD-dependent oxidoreductase → MSGQIKVDVLVVGSGAAGLSAAVTAAHFGAKVLVAEKESVIGGTSAWSGGWLWIPRNPLAREEGFQEDASAPLNYLSHEMAGQAADARLKAFLHYGPEMIEFFRQNTAVQFLSGSRMPDFHNSPGFAHGGRSVTAQPFDGKQLGEWLYRLRPPLEVISLAGMGIAGGSDMAHFFNATRSPRSAFYATRRLLRHGWQRLRYGRGQHLVNGNALVARLLRSALDLGVKFQLNAPVGQLIHSLKGIEGATLRTDSGNLTVKANAVILACGGFPHDRQRLAKHVPHATEGYGHFSAAPPGNQGDGIRLGESVGGQFDHTLKHPMAWAPVSRVTLDSGLQLVFPHLVERAKPGFIAVLPNGKRFVNEADSYHDFIAALLAATPEGETPHAWLLADGPSMRRYGLGHARPSPFNAQAWVRSGYLQTANSLTALAEKCAIDGPQLMATVSQFNAAAESGVDNEFQRGASAYNLAQGDTQHPLHPTLGPLCHPPFYAVRILPGSLGSFSGLITDEHARVLNAQQQPINGLYAIGNDMSSVMRGFYPSGGITLGPAMTFGYMVGKQLSAEREKSID
- a CDS encoding IclR family transcriptional regulator domain-containing protein, which translates into the protein MQNQIHQRDLIVGLQKGLALIQLFSKEFPRLTVPQAAKLSGLTQSATRRFFLTLVHERYLNTDGRYYWLTARTLRLGQAYVDSAQFPKMVRPIVEYVASRSEEHASVGVIDDDELVYIARSKHTPFNSTSVRLGERVPIHCTAGGRLWLASLDEAECEMVLRRIRCEQRTPYTVTDIQLLKAKIAEVRELGYATVEQEFEIGMLVIAVPLIDREGQYWGALSLTSHQSRTSIEKLCRDHLDLLYSAQAMLFG
- a CDS encoding NIPSNAP family protein, which encodes MIYEKRTYTINPLKMADWLALYKSDALAVQTEHLGKLIGFFFTEIGVVNQVVHIWAYESLDDRLVRRTRMAQDERWLTFSRKNRELAAVERLESVLMRPTDFSPLQ
- a CDS encoding cytochrome o ubiquinol oxidase subunit IV, which translates into the protein MSHSTDHSGASHGSVKTYMTGFILSIILTVIPFWMVMTGAASPAVILGTILAMAVVQVLVHLVCFLHMNTKSDEGWNMTAFVFTVLIIAILVVGSIWIMWNLNYNMMMH
- a CDS encoding FAD-dependent oxidoreductase — its product is MKSWDVVVIGSGAAGFAAAVSACCKGLSVLMLEKAEQFGGTSAISGGAVWLHDTDQARELGKNDSAEAIKTYLQAIVGPENYRAEMIDAFVAQGREALAFLESEGAVKYSLRPLSPDYYPDEAGAVDVGRALEVIEFDGRALGTRFADLRSPPPGMLLFGGMMVNRVDIQHFLDMRRSLHSLLHCSKLLLRYGRDRLRYHRGTRLAMGNALIARMAHVAFRKGLTLELNVNVLSLIAENGTVTGVQIEQHGQQHIVHARYGVVLAAGGFAAGELAAQFRPQTREHFTMSPGTNDGAALRLGAAINARQGADLPSNFFWAPVSVLRHPDGREERFPHLVTDRAKPGVIAVNQQAERFVNESNSYHHFASAMQSQAENAPCYLLCDALAMKRYGLGLARPSPVNNDALVRAGYLYKAQSLNELAQLLGLDAAKLEATVARYNHDASNGRDEQFRKGANSYNQAMGDPAHQPNACNAPLLEAPFYAITLYTGDLGTSRGLVTTPDAQVLNQSGCPIKGLYAVGNDMDSIMAGTYPGPGITLGPALTFGYLAASHMAQQQTP
- a CDS encoding SEL1-like repeat protein, producing the protein MFVKFKRLVLIVPFIYSGYLYANEVSPHEYKIEKIYKEIMQDNNTSLTQLQLLAKTNDPQALVTLGFIYEHGVANEYEVTVEADLEKALSYYSQACNLGGEYGCYNASYFYQYGKRVKQSSELAEQYAKKMKVSDLSVSEHLIKDTIEKVWSLKNKAEADKTHRHEFLRFVSRSLNQATDSDLIFWQRIGFGKSEIFKLAMQWAQDCDPQITYMVARFYLEGYSILDDRHSLETKQEALQWFRWTAEHGYAPAQFALGSTWETGSAGLKVDRKEAKKWYQLAANQNNKDALLALGKIYYSGLDGKVDYTKALSLFEQAEHEGAAKGALWLSWMYYNGLGSPVDCNKARGFYEKGAGLNDQKISKNEYIDHCQSDQRSRESSVDTLPELTIDHYGSFDAGSDERPKICDQSFKINANKITNMSSLRLTLELENNEGITKEYVVPVPPFSLNTLGIDMNNNPINNMQTHIDIPVYEQNLCAFYDLTFKVKSATAMLNGKQHDLLKEGYIQPQDK
- a CDS encoding shikimate dehydrogenase family protein, with translation MITGFTQVVAVIGHPINQVKSPENFNRYFAQQQMDSVMIPIDIEPDAVAGYLNALRGWKNMSGVLVTVPHKQRVAALLDELSPRAMHLNAVNVVRKLPDGRLKGDMLDGVGFLLAAKEHNFQSSGKKALLSGCGGVGSAIAWGLCEAGATHLAIYDQNPAMQQSLFNRLATHFPHVHLSSLPETLQDIDILINGSPAGMVGFDPLPIPPALLETLTSATHVADVVTAPVMTPLLTFAQQRGCVIQTGPEMALAQMKLMGEFIGAMPQQEEAAA
- the cyoE gene encoding heme o synthase translates to MMFKQYLQVTKPGIIFGNLISVIGGFLLASKGSIDYPLFIYTLVGVSLVVASGCVFNNYIDRDIDRKMERTKNRVLVKGLISPAVSLVYATLLGIAGFMLLWFGANPLACWLGVMGFVVYVGVYSLYMKRHSVYGTLIGSLSGAAPPVIGYCAVTGEFDSGAAILLAIFSLWQMPHSYAIAIFRFKDYQAANIPVLPVVKGISVAKNHITLYIIAFAVATLMLSLGGYAGYKYLVVAAAVSVWWLGMALRGYKVADDRIWARKLFGFSIIAITALSVMMSVDFMVPDSHTLLAAVW